One window from the genome of Ictidomys tridecemlineatus isolate mIctTri1 chromosome 12, mIctTri1.hap1, whole genome shotgun sequence encodes:
- the Slc35f6 gene encoding solute carrier family 35 member F6 — translation MAWTKYQLFLAGLMLVTGSINTLSAKWADNFIAEGCGGTAEHSFQHPFLQAVGMFLGEFSCLAAFYLLQCRATGQSVSSVDPQQPFNPLLFLPPALCDMTGTSLMYVALNMTSASSFQMLRGAVIIFTGLFSVAFLGRRLVPSQWLGILATIAGLVVVGLADLLSKQDNQHKLSEVITGDLLIIMAQVIVAIQMVLEEKFVYKHNVHPLRAVGTEGLFGFVILSLLLVPMYYIPAGSFSGNPKGTLEDALDAFCQLGKQPLIALALLGNISSIAFFNFAGISVTKELSATTRMVLDSLRTVVIWALSLALGWETFHPLQILGFLILLTGTALYNGLHHPLLACLSRGWHPAPEAERERLLDGNRTPINETN, via the exons GTGGGCAGACAACTTCATAGCCGAGGGCTGCGGAGGGACCGCAGAGCACAGCTTCCAGCATCCCTTCCTCCAG GCAGTGGGCATGTTCTTGGGAGAGTTCTCCTGCCTGGCTGCCTTCTACCTGCTCCAGTGCAGAGCCACAGGGCAGTCAGTCTCCAGTGTGGATCCCCAGCAGCCCTTCAATCCCCTTCTTTTCCTGCCTCCAGCCCTCTGTGACATGACAGGAACCAGCCTCATGTATGTGG CCCTGAACATGACCAGTGCCTCTAGCTTCCAGATGCTGCGGGGTGCAGTGATCATATTCACAGGCCTGTTCTCAGTGGCCTTTCTGGGCCGAAGGCTGGTGCCAAGCCAGTGGCTGGGCATCCTGGCCACCATCGCTGGACTGGTGGTAGTGGGCCTGGCTGACCTTCTGAGCAAGCAAGACAATCAGCACAAGCTCAGCGAAGTGATCACAG GGGACCTGTTGATCATCATGGCCCAGGTCATCGTTGCCATCCAGATGGTGCTAGAGGAGAAGTTTGTCTACAAGCACAATGTGCACCCACTCCGGGCAGTGGGCACTGAGG GCCTCTTCGGTTTTGTGATCCTCTCCCTGCTTCTGGTGCCCATGTACTACATCCCTGCCGGCTCCTTCAGTGGAAACCCCAAGGGGACACTAGAGGATGCCCTGGATGCCTTCTGCCAGCTGGGCAAACAACCATTAATTGCCCTGGCTCTGCTGGGCAACATCAGCAGCATTGCCTTCTTCAACTTCGCAGGCATCAGTGTAACTAAAGAATTGAGTGCCACCACCCGCATGGTGCTGGACAGTTTGCGCACCGTGGTTATCTGGGCCTTGAGCCTGGCCCTGGGATGGGAGACCTTCCACCCTCTGCAGATCCTTGGCTTCCTCATCCTCTTGACAGGCACTGCCCTCTACAATGGGCTGCACCACCCACTGCTGGCCTGCCTGTCCAGGGGCTGGCACCCTGCCCCGGAGGCCGAGCGTGAAAGACTGCTAGATGGCAACCGGACTCCCATCAATGAAACCAACTGA